The Oncorhynchus tshawytscha isolate Ot180627B linkage group LG16, Otsh_v2.0, whole genome shotgun sequence nucleotide sequence TTCCGCACAACCCTATCTCGGCtaagaccgtgtgtgtgtgtgtgtgtgtgtgtgtgtgtgtgtgtgtgtgtgtgtgtgtgtgtcttaagaCCCCATGTGCCTCCGCATTGCAACACTCAAAGGCAACATTTAGGATGGGTTTTACATGTGAAAAGTGATTTCAGATCCACTATAAAAATGCATAATAGGATGGACTTCTCATCTTAAAGGACAATTTAGcttttttacaaccaaatctaCATTTTTAATGTAAATAGCATGTTATAGAGGGGTCCagacacttttttgttgttgttgcaatttcacttgtttttgagaaaccccccccccccaaccagtGATTTAAATCCTCATCCTCGTTGTGGCAGTAAAGGGGATCTGAAAAAACATGAGcaaaggctccaaaaacacccaaatacgtCCTTTTCGAAACTGAAACGCTGTCAGTATGGTGATGTAGGTCTTTAcatgttgtacacatgaaattgtcATTCCGAACTTTATCTGCAATGTTGTATTCCATTTTGTTGCGACTCGAGCTGAGGCATGCAAATTTCCTTAGATAttccctctgtccagtgtctgtgttcttttgcccatcttaatcttttctttttattggccagtctgagatatgtctttttctttgcaactctgcctagaaggccagcatcccggggttgcctcttcactgttgacgttgaatctaatatacttgtcctcttgctcaggtgtgcaccggggcttcccactcctattctggttagagacaggttgcgctgttctgtgaagggagtagtacacagtgttgtaccagatcttcagtttcttggcagtttctcgcatggaatagccttcatttctcagaacaagaatagactgacaagtttcggaagaaagttctttgtttctggccatgttgagcctgtaatcgaacccacaaatgctgatgctccaaatactcaactagtctaaagaaggccagtttaatctttttagtttcctgagggggaataggctttgtcgtgccctcttctcggttgtcctggtgtgtttggactagaggtcgaccgattaatcggattaattagggccgatttcaagtttacaTAACAATCAAAATCTGTATTTTAGCCCGCCAATTTGCCGATATACTGACAGCGTTTCAGTTTCTAAAAGGatgtatttgggtgtttttggaaaCTTTTTAAGAATCCCTGTACAACACAACAAGGATGAGGAAATTAATCGCTGGTTGCGttaagtttctcaaaaacaagtgaaatcTGGACCTTTCTATAACATGGCATTTACAAAACAATGTATTTGGTTGTAAAAAAGCAACTTCTCCTTTTGAGATTTTGGCAATGCAGACCTTTATCTACAGTACTTCCTCAGTCAGATGAAATCagggataccatttttatgtctcttatgtacagtttgaaggaagttgctagctagcgttagGGCAAAGACTGGACGTCTATATGACAGCTAGAATGCCAGCTGTTCCTGTAGACTTCGTCATTGCacttagcattggctcgcaaaactacctcgAACTTCCTTCATTCTGGATGCAGAGACATTCAAATTGTGTCCACGAGTTCATCGGACTTAGGGGAAGTacataaagggcttcattgccaaaatgtCAAAGTATCCCTTTACATCTGGTCCCTCTCAAGGTTTTGTCCTTCCAAGACAGTTTATTCTTGCCAAAAGTTTGGAGTCTTTCTTTGGGGATTTAGGCCTATGTTACTGTGGAGAACCTTttgataaatcaaatgtattgcatactgtatgtatgtgatgTAGCCTACAAGTACCATTTTTGATTCTCATCTTCTTCTTTTTCAGCTTCTACCGGAGGAGCCCATCCCCCACCAGAGGGAGGTTCAGGTCCAGACCCTCAGACTCCTGTCTTGAGGATCAACCAGCTGGATGCCTTTGAGCTGGACTCTGCTCTGGACCAGCTGGTGTGGAACCAGTTCTCCCAGTGTTTCCAACACTTCCGCCCAGGCCTGCTCACTCCCGTGGAGCCTGAACTCAAGgccctgctccagctccttctctGGAGGTTCACAGTCTACCCCAACAGTGCTACGGTGGGCCAGTCTATGATGAACCTCCGTTACCACAACACTCTGTCACTATCCCAGCGCTACAGGGCCCTGAGCAGGAGACAGAGGCTGGGCCTGGCCCTGCTGACAGTCGGCCCCCGCTGGCTGATGGAGCGATCCCACAGCTTGCTCCTCTccctggggttggggctgggcgGCAGTCCCCCGGCCAATGGAGGTCTGCGTCTGGGACTGCGTCGAGTTCTTTCTTTGATCACCGGCCTTACCCAGGTAGGGTCATAAAGTAAAGTTCTGAGTTTTGATTGGCTAGCTTAGCGTTTTCCATACTtcgtcctcgggaccccaaggcaTGCACGTTTTGGTTGTTGcgaacactacacagctgattcaaatgatcaaagcttgatgattagttgagtATTTGAATCGGCTGTGTAGTGCTCGGACAAAATCCAAAACGTGCAGctcttggggtcccgaggaccgagtttgggaaaccctggtctagCTGTTACTCCTGCTGCTGATATCTCCCCAGGTAGCCAATCTGATCAACTTCCTGGTGTTCCTGAGGAAGGGGCGCCACCCATCTCTGACAGAAAGGATCCTGGGTATCCGTGCGGTGTTCACTAAGCCCCAGGCGGTCCGGGACGCAGCCTTCCAGTACATGAATAGAGAGCTGCTGTGGCACGGCTTCGCTGagttcctcatcttcctcctccctctagtCAACATGAGGAAGATCAAGACAACCATGTATTCACTTCTCTACCCCCTAGGAgtgggtgagggaggggaggagggggtgagagagggctCAGCGGTTTGGAAGGAGTGTGCTCTGTGTGGGGAGTGGCCTACCATGCCTCACATGGTAGGTTGTGGTCATGTGTTCTGTTACTACTGCGTCAAGAGTCACTCCATCGCCGACGCCTACCTGACATGTCCTAAGTGTGGCGTAGAAGTCGGGGAGGCAAAGGCTGTCAAACTGCAGATCGAGATTACTGACATCCACGCTAGATGATAATGTCACATC carries:
- the pex2 gene encoding peroxisome biogenesis factor 2, which encodes MASTGGAHPPPEGGSGPDPQTPVLRINQLDAFELDSALDQLVWNQFSQCFQHFRPGLLTPVEPELKALLQLLLWRFTVYPNSATVGQSMMNLRYHNTLSLSQRYRALSRRQRLGLALLTVGPRWLMERSHSLLLSLGLGLGGSPPANGGLRLGLRRVLSLITGLTQVANLINFLVFLRKGRHPSLTERILGIRAVFTKPQAVRDAAFQYMNRELLWHGFAEFLIFLLPLVNMRKIKTTMYSLLYPLGVGEGGEEGVREGSAVWKECALCGEWPTMPHMVGCGHVFCYYCVKSHSIADAYLTCPKCGVEVGEAKAVKLQIEITDIHAR